From Elusimicrobiota bacterium, the proteins below share one genomic window:
- a CDS encoding nucleotidyltransferase family protein — MEQKYCRLLIDCLKNDKTGLDVARLSSLSTEHWQAFLALAKTQRVMPLLWHRLRQKGLERAVPAAAAKAFREAARRNTLHNLRYYGELRLLLSAMKREGMPLILLKGIYLAEAVYDEVGLREMNDIDVLARPADLTRISDILAAMGYTPLQPICADTTLKMHHHLPRMVKNGYASFEIHWNLTGPGKSYSMDPGGLWKRAVPGQITGCDALSLAPEDLLLHLCLHTSYHHQFAFGLRPSCDIAETILRFGSALDWQTVAERAVSQGWQRGVYLALRLAGELAGASVPDDILARLRPADMEEAVLETARAQVFTDKSFAFSVPVSFAELLNSKRLWDKIRIFWQRVFLPRPVIAEQYSVPMDSVKIYGCYPRRFIDVLRRHGRTLKKFHENDALLKALVARTNHIANWLAGPTEEPVGRSPRHSR, encoded by the coding sequence ATGGAACAGAAGTATTGCAGGCTCCTGATTGATTGTTTAAAGAATGATAAAACAGGATTAGATGTCGCCCGGCTTTCAAGTCTTTCAACGGAACATTGGCAAGCCTTTCTAGCTTTGGCAAAAACGCAGCGGGTCATGCCCCTGCTGTGGCATCGGCTCAGGCAAAAAGGGCTGGAGAGGGCAGTGCCTGCTGCAGCGGCAAAAGCCTTTCGGGAGGCTGCCCGCCGCAACACCCTGCATAACCTGCGATATTACGGAGAATTGCGGCTCCTTTTGTCCGCCATGAAGCGTGAGGGAATGCCGCTGATCCTGCTTAAGGGTATATATCTGGCGGAAGCGGTTTACGACGAAGTCGGGCTTCGGGAAATGAACGATATCGATGTGCTGGCCCGCCCCGCAGATCTTACGCGGATTTCGGATATCCTGGCGGCTATGGGCTACACGCCGCTCCAGCCTATTTGCGCGGATACCACCCTCAAGATGCATCATCATCTGCCCCGCATGGTCAAGAATGGTTATGCTTCTTTTGAAATACACTGGAACCTTACAGGTCCGGGTAAAAGCTACAGCATGGATCCCGGCGGCTTATGGAAGCGCGCCGTGCCTGGTCAGATTACCGGTTGCGATGCGTTGTCGCTTGCGCCTGAAGACCTGCTCCTGCATCTTTGCCTACACACCTCCTACCACCACCAGTTCGCTTTTGGGTTGCGCCCTTCCTGCGATATCGCGGAAACCATTCTCCGCTTCGGTTCCGCGCTTGACTGGCAGACTGTTGCGGAACGGGCTGTCAGCCAAGGCTGGCAGAGGGGCGTTTACCTGGCTCTGCGGCTGGCGGGGGAATTGGCAGGCGCGTCTGTGCCGGACGATATCCTGGCCAGGCTGCGGCCGGCGGATATGGAGGAAGCTGTTCTGGAGACCGCCCGCGCCCAGGTGTTCACCGACAAAAGCTTTGCCTTCTCGGTGCCCGTGTCTTTTGCGGAACTTCTGAACAGCAAACGCCTTTGGGATAAAATCCGTATTTTCTGGCAGCGGGTTTTTCTGCCCCGGCCCGTTATCGCCGAGCAATATTCGGTCCCGATGGATTCTGTAAAAATTTACGGCTGTTATCCGCGCCGCTTTATTGATGTGCTGCGCCGGCACGGCCGCACGCTGAAAAAGTTCCATGAAAATGATGCCCTGCTGAAAGCTCTTGTTGCCCGTACGAATCATATCGCAAACTGGCTGGCCGGGCCGACAGAGGAACCGGTGGGCCGCTCCCCGCGGCATAGCCGGTAA
- a CDS encoding amino acid permease has translation MKHIFAKKHLHLLLEEMNGEHRLRRVLGPVQLTSLGIGCIIGTGIFVLTGIAAHDKTGPALILSFIVAGAACICSALCYAEFASLAPVAGSAYTYAYVTLGELFAWIIGWDLVLEYTVASATVAHGWSHYFQNLIGIFGFHVPNIISRAPFDFNPELGRFILTGTVMDVPAIIIAALVTCVLVIGIKESASLNTAMVGIKVAVVLFVITVGAFYVNPHNWVPFAPYGYSGVSFFGKTLLGRAGLGGEPLGMLAGAGMIFFAYIGFDSVSTHAEEARNPQRDVPIAIVTSLVICTVLYIAVSAVLTGMVPYNQINIDAPVADAFRVVGLPWAQFIIALGAIAGITSVLLVLMLSQPRVFLAMARDGMVPPGIFAAVHPRFRTPWKSTILTGVVVAVLAAFIPLRLLAELVNIGTLLAFVMVCAAVLIMRKTNPGATRPFRCPMVPFIPIAGIGICLLLMFSLPAENWLRLFIWLFLGFLIYFTYSRHHSVLAKLRRKSALMGKIG, from the coding sequence ATGAAACATATTTTCGCAAAAAAACACCTGCATCTTCTCCTGGAGGAGATGAACGGAGAGCATCGCCTGCGCCGGGTGCTTGGCCCTGTTCAACTGACCAGCCTGGGTATCGGATGCATTATCGGCACAGGGATATTCGTCCTTACCGGCATAGCCGCCCATGATAAGACGGGGCCGGCGCTGATCCTTTCGTTCATAGTGGCGGGAGCGGCCTGCATCTGCTCCGCGCTTTGCTACGCGGAATTCGCTTCCCTGGCGCCCGTCGCGGGGTCCGCCTACACCTACGCGTACGTCACACTGGGCGAACTGTTCGCCTGGATAATCGGCTGGGATCTTGTGCTGGAATACACGGTGGCTTCCGCCACGGTGGCGCACGGCTGGTCGCATTATTTTCAGAATCTTATCGGCATTTTCGGATTCCACGTGCCGAATATAATTTCAAGAGCCCCTTTCGATTTCAACCCCGAACTCGGCAGATTTATACTCACCGGAACCGTGATGGATGTCCCCGCTATTATAATAGCGGCGCTGGTCACCTGCGTGCTCGTGATAGGCATAAAGGAGAGCGCCTCGCTCAATACGGCCATGGTAGGCATAAAGGTAGCGGTCGTACTGTTCGTGATAACGGTTGGGGCCTTTTACGTGAATCCCCATAACTGGGTGCCGTTCGCCCCTTACGGTTACAGCGGGGTAAGCTTCTTCGGCAAAACTCTGCTGGGGCGCGCGGGACTAGGCGGCGAGCCGCTCGGCATGCTTGCGGGCGCCGGCATGATATTTTTCGCGTATATCGGGTTTGATTCCGTCTCCACTCACGCCGAAGAGGCGCGAAATCCACAGCGCGATGTTCCCATTGCCATCGTGACTTCCCTGGTTATATGCACGGTCCTCTATATCGCGGTTTCCGCGGTGTTGACCGGAATGGTCCCTTACAACCAGATCAATATAGACGCGCCCGTGGCCGACGCGTTCCGCGTAGTCGGGCTCCCGTGGGCGCAGTTTATAATCGCTCTGGGAGCGATAGCCGGCATCACCTCCGTCCTGCTGGTCCTTATGCTCAGCCAGCCCCGCGTGTTCCTGGCCATGGCGAGAGACGGCATGGTCCCCCCGGGCATTTTCGCCGCGGTCCACCCGCGCTTTCGCACGCCCTGGAAATCCACTATTTTGACCGGAGTCGTTGTCGCGGTCCTCGCGGCTTTTATCCCGCTGCGCCTGCTCGCCGAACTTGTAAATATCGGCACACTGCTCGCTTTTGTGATGGTTTGCGCGGCCGTGCTTATTATGCGGAAAACCAATCCCGGAGCGACACGACCGTTCCGCTGCCCTATGGTCCCGTTTATTCCCATCGCGGGTATCGGCATCTGCCTGCTGCTTATGTTCTCACTGCCCGCGGAGAACTGGCTGCGGCTTTTCATATGGCTTTTCCTGGGCTTCCTGATCTACTTCACCTACAGCCGGCATCACAGCGTGTTGGCAAAATTACGCAGAAAAAGCGCGCTGATGGGTAAGATAGGCTGA
- the pilO gene encoding type 4a pilus biogenesis protein PilO has translation MGALVADLFARLLAFFKDMAADITIIYADKGIEPFKKPLLFALPALLIIYSAVYGPLSSKVDSRSAELIKFEAITQNYQEYTDARTKLLTYQTKLPLLKDKDEWLNHIITTTAQKNGLVFDSLTAQTETEISGFLVVSRGVTVTTSYAKLGAWLADIENSPILLKVTEMSFQKQDGSVGVIQAKFTLSTIFPRFGGVGAPGGGV, from the coding sequence ATGGGCGCGCTCGTTGCGGATCTATTCGCCAGGCTATTGGCTTTCTTCAAGGATATGGCGGCCGATATCACAATAATCTACGCTGATAAAGGCATAGAGCCGTTTAAAAAACCGCTGCTTTTCGCGCTGCCGGCGCTGCTTATTATTTATTCCGCTGTTTACGGGCCTTTAAGTTCAAAAGTGGATTCCAGGTCGGCTGAGCTGATAAAGTTCGAAGCGATCACCCAGAATTACCAGGAATACACGGACGCGCGGACCAAACTTTTAACCTATCAGACAAAACTGCCTTTGCTTAAAGACAAAGACGAATGGCTGAACCATATTATTACCACTACGGCCCAAAAAAACGGCCTGGTTTTTGATTCTCTCACCGCGCAAACGGAAACGGAGATCAGCGGTTTTCTGGTTGTTTCGCGCGGGGTAACCGTGACAACCAGCTATGCCAAGCTTGGCGCCTGGCTTGCCGACATAGAAAATTCGCCTATTCTGCTTAAAGTCACGGAAATGAGTTTTCAGAAACAGGATGGGAGTGTGGGCGTTATTCAGGCGAAATTTACCCTGTCGACGATATTTCCGCGTTTTGGCGGCGTCGGGGCTCCTGGGGGCGGGGTATGA
- a CDS encoding TerC/Alx family metal homeostasis membrane protein: MIKCIISLMTRLEIMWSVFIVTTAALFIADIKLSAGKAHVISRRESMALCGFWVLVAGLFGLLTGYMLGYEKMLEFFTGYVIEYSLSMDNMFVFLLIFSYFAIPDKYQPKILTWGILGAIIMRLVLIFAGIGLLHTFHWLIYVFGAVLILTAVRMLKQEEEKMDPGRNFVLKLLSKFIPFDNSADTPDFLIKKGLWYATPLLATLVVVETSDIIFAVDSIPAVLAVSTDKFVVYTSNVFAVVGLRSLYFFLASIIDSFRFLKTGISVILFYVGLKMLLSNFIHIPAILSLGVVLGLLAASMLLSAVMPEKDKREANRK, translated from the coding sequence ATGATTAAATGTATAATTTCCTTAATGACCCGCCTTGAGATCATGTGGAGCGTTTTTATTGTCACCACGGCCGCGCTTTTTATCGCCGACATAAAGCTTTCCGCCGGCAAAGCGCATGTGATATCCCGCAGGGAATCCATGGCGCTTTGCGGCTTCTGGGTGCTTGTGGCAGGCCTTTTCGGCCTGCTTACCGGCTATATGCTGGGCTATGAAAAAATGCTTGAGTTCTTCACGGGCTATGTGATCGAATACTCGCTTTCCATGGACAACATGTTCGTGTTCCTGCTAATTTTCTCTTATTTCGCCATCCCCGACAAATATCAGCCTAAAATACTCACCTGGGGCATACTTGGCGCCATTATCATGCGCCTCGTGCTTATTTTCGCCGGCATAGGCCTGCTCCACACATTCCACTGGCTTATTTATGTGTTCGGAGCCGTGCTTATTTTGACGGCGGTCAGAATGCTTAAGCAGGAAGAGGAAAAAATGGACCCCGGCAGGAACTTCGTTTTAAAACTGCTGTCCAAATTCATCCCCTTTGACAATTCCGCCGATACGCCTGATTTTTTAATAAAAAAAGGGCTCTGGTACGCCACACCGCTGCTTGCCACGCTTGTGGTGGTGGAAACCTCGGATATTATTTTCGCGGTTGACTCAATACCCGCGGTGCTGGCCGTTTCAACCGATAAATTCGTGGTCTACACTTCCAACGTGTTTGCGGTGGTGGGATTGCGCTCGCTTTATTTTTTCCTCGCCTCGATAATTGATTCTTTCCGTTTTCTGAAAACCGGCATCTCCGTAATACTTTTTTATGTGGGACTAAAAATGCTGCTTTCCAACTTTATCCACATACCGGCCATCCTTTCGCTGGGCGTGGTGCTGGGCCTGTTGGCCGCTTCCATGCTGCTGTCGGCGGTGATGCCGGAAAAGGATAAAAGGGAAGCGAATAGGAAATAG
- a CDS encoding tetratricopeptide repeat protein, translated as MSKKNTQNYDEFSDIDFAPGVSFARKAICWWLPILYLLVSDSFYLRTYDSAQVKITLLQMGGIGLLGLWVSLLSMEGRKAFRGDDFVFLAPFFAYLAYVLISFFHAPYKGASVDDFVRYILYMSVTLIVLREFSVPSIDRLTKILLITAYIAVLYGLVQFLDIRFFPPKDQGAGLDPFVWRQAFGHRTFSTYGNPNFFGDFLVLILPIAVAQYLKKRSFYLIPLIFLNLLCLYGTETKGAWLGFGISSFIFAVFYGYFFLRDKLKGARVKFLLGAAVMPIVAFIGVAIFLAKNPISISFRVATWLSTWEMIETHPLIGTGVGSFKIIYPAFRRPTIFHIEGKHNTETDHAEDEHIEEWMDNGLIGFGLYIWIIAFVTTVGLRGLEALTGELKGSRPPPAAYDLLGYLTAFLAMLIHNSTDVSLRFVSSGVFFGLLPGVIVNLARGQALWELHYKNEQAGTRAASGGPSATVPLACRGPMALSATEPQETEAPAGGIYTALLWAARAFALGALAYLVFLIFSEFSELQGPLRNYVAGGEVLQWWISWGVLLSVVVFFAYAYSKILLKGAVLGTALAILLVLWPTYYFWGWFKGDVYHNMAIFFSKQGKWEDAITYYKKVNKFDKYFVMPYYFVGNVFNDRLNMERQYRPDWGDENGVARTDFERAMASYEIVRAIAPNYVQMHHQVGTLYMKMFDYLNAHGQPQEAQAYLDKALARLNLYENLDPVYPFNYYRKAQIYINRKQFDKAETEYLHNLNGWKCYIKGHLHATPEAYTNLANVRYAMGKFKEAAEDYQEALKLDPNSEPAKRNLGVLQARFGVNIISVEPGK; from the coding sequence ATGTCCAAAAAGAACACTCAGAATTACGACGAATTTTCCGATATAGATTTCGCGCCGGGTGTCAGCTTTGCCAGAAAGGCGATATGCTGGTGGCTGCCCATACTTTACCTGCTGGTTTCCGATTCCTTCTATCTTCGCACCTATGATTCCGCCCAGGTGAAAATCACTCTCCTGCAGATGGGGGGTATCGGTCTGCTTGGTTTGTGGGTTTCTTTGCTTTCCATGGAGGGGCGGAAGGCTTTCCGCGGCGATGATTTTGTGTTTTTGGCTCCTTTCTTCGCCTACCTGGCGTATGTGCTTATTTCTTTCTTCCATGCGCCATACAAAGGCGCGAGCGTCGATGATTTTGTGCGCTATATCCTCTATATGTCGGTGACGCTTATCGTTCTCAGAGAATTCAGCGTTCCCTCCATAGATCGCCTTACAAAGATACTGCTTATAACAGCCTATATCGCCGTCCTCTACGGTTTAGTGCAGTTTCTGGATATACGCTTCTTTCCGCCCAAAGACCAGGGGGCCGGGCTTGATCCGTTCGTGTGGCGACAGGCTTTCGGGCACAGGACTTTTTCAACTTACGGCAATCCCAATTTCTTCGGGGACTTTTTGGTGCTTATTCTGCCTATCGCGGTCGCGCAATATCTTAAAAAACGTTCGTTTTATCTCATTCCGCTCATCTTCCTTAATCTGCTTTGCCTCTACGGCACCGAAACAAAGGGGGCTTGGCTGGGTTTCGGTATTTCTTCTTTTATTTTCGCCGTATTTTACGGCTATTTTTTCCTGCGTGATAAGCTGAAAGGCGCCCGGGTTAAGTTCCTTCTTGGAGCCGCGGTCATGCCGATAGTGGCGTTTATCGGTGTCGCTATTTTCCTTGCCAAAAACCCCATTTCAATAAGTTTCCGGGTGGCCACCTGGCTGTCCACCTGGGAAATGATCGAGACGCATCCTCTCATAGGCACAGGGGTCGGGAGTTTTAAAATAATCTATCCTGCTTTCAGGCGCCCTACGATCTTCCACATAGAAGGCAAGCACAATACTGAAACCGATCATGCCGAGGATGAGCATATAGAGGAGTGGATGGACAACGGTCTTATCGGTTTCGGGCTTTACATCTGGATAATTGCGTTCGTGACCACCGTAGGCCTCAGAGGTCTTGAAGCGCTTACAGGAGAATTGAAAGGTTCAAGGCCGCCTCCGGCAGCATACGATCTGCTTGGATATCTTACGGCTTTTCTGGCGATGCTTATACATAATTCTACCGATGTAAGCCTGCGTTTTGTTTCTTCGGGCGTTTTCTTCGGACTGCTGCCGGGGGTTATAGTGAACCTCGCGCGGGGACAGGCGCTCTGGGAACTGCATTACAAGAATGAACAGGCCGGAACACGGGCCGCTTCAGGCGGCCCGTCCGCGACTGTGCCACTGGCCTGTCGCGGGCCTATGGCGCTGTCCGCGACTGAACCGCAGGAAACCGAAGCGCCGGCGGGCGGGATTTATACGGCCCTGCTTTGGGCGGCCCGGGCGTTTGCGCTGGGCGCGCTGGCGTATCTTGTTTTTCTGATATTCAGCGAATTTTCGGAACTTCAGGGACCGCTGCGCAATTATGTAGCCGGCGGGGAAGTATTACAGTGGTGGATATCATGGGGGGTTTTACTTTCCGTGGTGGTTTTTTTTGCCTACGCGTATTCAAAAATACTTCTTAAAGGCGCGGTACTGGGGACCGCTTTGGCCATACTGCTGGTGCTTTGGCCCACCTATTATTTTTGGGGCTGGTTCAAGGGCGATGTATATCATAACATGGCTATTTTCTTTTCCAAACAGGGCAAGTGGGAAGATGCCATAACCTACTATAAGAAAGTAAACAAGTTCGACAAATACTTCGTTATGCCTTATTATTTCGTGGGCAATGTTTTCAACGACCGCCTGAACATGGAACGGCAGTACAGGCCCGACTGGGGGGATGAAAACGGCGTTGCCCGCACTGATTTTGAAAGGGCCATGGCTTCCTATGAGATAGTCCGCGCCATAGCCCCCAATTATGTGCAGATGCATCATCAGGTGGGCACGCTTTACATGAAGATGTTCGATTATCTGAACGCGCATGGGCAGCCGCAGGAAGCCCAGGCCTACCTTGATAAAGCTTTGGCGCGGCTGAATCTCTATGAAAATCTGGACCCCGTTTACCCGTTTAACTATTACCGCAAGGCTCAGATCTACATAAACCGCAAACAATTTGATAAGGCCGAAACCGAATATCTTCATAATCTGAACGGCTGGAAGTGCTATATCAAGGGCCATCTGCACGCCACACCGGAGGCCTATACCAACCTAGCCAATGTCCGTTACGCCATGGGCAAATTCAAAGAGGCGGCGGAGGACTATCAGGAGGCCCTGAAACTGGATCCCAATTCTGAGCCGGCGAAGCGCAATCTGGGCGTTCTGCAGGCTCGTTTCGGGGTCAACATCATTTCCGTGGAACCTGGGAAATAA
- a CDS encoding tetratricopeptide repeat protein translates to MPEKNAFKGEGLLNLLLVTAFFVSPLLFFTDLTRNPYYLQITLLNISLLAAMAVIALNAFRGHGNFLPRLPLNMPAAALLAVYLCSFIYAYFNHAAFFRPAMASEGLKTGLFTLVNCFFVFYLSLRTPFAGPAKLEEPGVNKWLALILLWGAMWFLFPFIKSPVSAQDFWSRFWDPYGGVLWLVGAAAVYLTLKKPAKQEDVLGMIMAAAGISALYGVLEYFHIEMVWAKLVNPYGNRSVSTFGNPNFISSYVVMLLPLAAYYLAGAKTLGSRLFYGILFFSYEGMLMASLTRSSWIGAAVAFIFLFSFRAVREKFSANRKFLVPFFSAALVVLIFWPSASLKPFSSGLFERVSEGTGKINSVSSLSLSAGNDKIYPSYHQRLLIWTSAWQMGLENPLLGKGWGLFELFYPFYQGNLIFNYEAARSLRTHANNAHNEAFEQWSQAGLLGLGVYLWFFFTLGAGFYFYYRRSAPEAAASAVPLAAALAGMFADNMFNVSLHFAVPGLLFWWLTGALALKVFSPAPSFSLQPSAADSPPKAEQASVTAPVWLRRAGLAPLFWDKLLARNIIGGTGNRVSWAKSAGLAALVCFCALSVIFWQRQFTREFYYFNGFKEMRRNNFAQAARELKKAYDQYPREVNTNYELANAYVRAGEFEKAEWAYAEALNANAGYDEIYFNLAVVQRRTGKTPEALSALKTSAFINPLSPQVYQALAEIYISSSGVALPPGSGPAVPGSAGSGGGGTKELAAKEGVRLFSDAVRVFPDDGNMWNTLGYFYTLQKDLPGAKMAYGRGVRVDPDNKMLAENLAGIAVRMKIKDDPDVAWLERYGSASAGLAGGDINKAVKEAGALLNLDPGNAKLITLKAKLLFKAGDMEGAKTLLLILLKRNPADNAARYGLAVTYEKEGDFSSAKAEWERFLQFEPGNASVAARLKALP, encoded by the coding sequence ATGCCGGAAAAAAACGCTTTCAAGGGGGAGGGGCTGCTTAACTTGCTCCTGGTAACGGCGTTTTTTGTTTCCCCGCTGCTTTTCTTTACCGACCTCACCCGCAATCCGTATTATCTGCAAATAACACTGCTCAATATTTCTCTGCTGGCGGCTATGGCCGTTATAGCCTTAAACGCTTTCCGGGGTCACGGCAATTTTTTGCCGAGACTGCCCCTTAACATGCCTGCGGCCGCGCTTCTGGCGGTTTATCTGTGCAGTTTTATTTACGCGTATTTCAACCACGCCGCTTTTTTCCGGCCGGCCATGGCAAGCGAGGGCCTGAAAACCGGGCTGTTCACTCTGGTTAATTGTTTTTTTGTTTTTTACCTGTCGCTGAGAACCCCGTTTGCCGGTCCAGCCAAGCTTGAAGAGCCTGGAGTCAATAAATGGCTGGCGCTTATCCTGTTGTGGGGCGCCATGTGGTTCCTTTTTCCTTTTATTAAGTCCCCTGTTTCCGCGCAGGATTTCTGGTCCAGATTTTGGGATCCATACGGCGGCGTTTTATGGCTTGTGGGCGCTGCGGCCGTATATCTGACGCTCAAAAAACCCGCAAAGCAGGAAGATGTTCTGGGCATGATAATGGCGGCCGCCGGCATTTCCGCGCTTTACGGAGTGCTTGAATATTTCCATATTGAAATGGTATGGGCTAAACTTGTAAATCCCTACGGCAACCGTTCCGTTTCCACTTTCGGCAACCCCAACTTTATCTCTTCCTATGTGGTCATGCTGCTGCCGCTGGCCGCCTATTACCTCGCGGGAGCTAAAACCCTCGGCTCAAGATTGTTTTACGGGATACTCTTCTTTTCCTACGAAGGGATGCTGATGGCCAGCCTCACGCGGTCCTCCTGGATAGGCGCGGCGGTCGCTTTCATTTTTCTTTTTTCCTTCAGGGCGGTGCGGGAAAAATTTTCCGCCAACAGAAAATTTCTGGTCCCGTTCTTTTCGGCGGCGCTGGTCGTGCTTATCTTTTGGCCTTCCGCCTCCCTGAAGCCTTTCAGCTCGGGGCTTTTTGAAAGGGTTTCGGAAGGCACGGGAAAAATAAATTCCGTCTCATCTCTTTCTCTGTCGGCGGGCAACGATAAGATATATCCGTCTTACCATCAGCGTCTGCTTATCTGGACCAGCGCCTGGCAGATGGGCCTCGAAAACCCGCTATTAGGCAAGGGCTGGGGACTTTTTGAGCTTTTTTACCCGTTCTATCAGGGCAACCTGATTTTCAACTACGAAGCGGCGCGCAGCCTCCGCACCCATGCCAATAACGCCCATAACGAAGCGTTTGAACAGTGGTCGCAGGCGGGGCTTTTGGGCCTGGGCGTGTATCTCTGGTTCTTTTTCACGTTGGGCGCCGGCTTTTACTTTTATTACCGCCGCTCCGCGCCCGAGGCCGCGGCTTCAGCCGTGCCGCTGGCGGCGGCGCTGGCGGGGATGTTCGCTGATAATATGTTCAATGTTTCCCTGCATTTTGCGGTGCCGGGGCTTTTGTTCTGGTGGCTTACCGGCGCGTTGGCCCTGAAAGTTTTTTCACCCGCACCCTCCTTCAGCCTTCAGCCTTCAGCCGCGGACAGTCCGCCTAAGGCGGAACAGGCCAGTGTCACAGCCCCCGTGTGGCTCAGGCGCGCGGGGCTTGCCCCGCTCTTTTGGGATAAGCTGCTGGCGCGCAATATCATAGGCGGGACGGGAAACCGTGTTTCCTGGGCCAAAAGCGCGGGGCTTGCCGCCCTGGTCTGTTTCTGCGCCCTGTCCGTCATTTTCTGGCAAAGACAGTTCACGCGCGAATTTTATTATTTCAACGGGTTCAAAGAAATGCGCAGGAATAATTTCGCGCAGGCGGCGCGTGAGCTCAAAAAAGCTTACGACCAGTATCCGCGCGAAGTTAATACCAATTACGAATTGGCCAATGCCTACGTGCGCGCCGGAGAGTTCGAAAAAGCCGAGTGGGCCTACGCTGAGGCGCTTAATGCCAATGCCGGGTACGATGAGATCTATTTTAATCTCGCCGTGGTGCAAAGGCGCACAGGAAAAACACCGGAGGCGCTAAGCGCCCTTAAAACCTCCGCTTTTATAAACCCCCTCAGCCCGCAGGTTTATCAGGCATTGGCTGAGATCTATATATCTTCATCCGGCGTAGCCCTGCCGCCCGGTTCGGGCCCCGCAGTGCCTGGCAGTGCCGGGTCAGGCGGGGGGGGGACAAAAGAGCTGGCGGCCAAAGAGGGGGTGCGGCTGTTTTCAGACGCAGTCAGGGTTTTCCCCGATGACGGGAACATGTGGAATACGCTCGGCTATTTTTACACGCTGCAAAAAGACCTGCCAGGGGCTAAAATGGCTTATGGCCGCGGCGTACGGGTAGACCCTGATAACAAGATGCTGGCTGAAAATCTGGCCGGTATAGCCGTCAGGATGAAAATAAAGGACGATCCTGACGTGGCGTGGCTGGAACGCTACGGCTCAGCTTCCGCCGGCCTTGCGGGCGGAGATATAAACAAGGCCGTGAAAGAAGCCGGCGCCCTGTTGAATCTCGATCCCGGCAACGCGAAACTGATTACGCTTAAAGCCAAACTGCTTTTCAAGGCGGGAGATATGGAAGGCGCCAAAACCCTGCTTTTGATCCTGCTTAAAAGAAACCCGGCCGATAATGCGGCCCGTTACGGATTGGCGGTCACTTATGAAAAAGAGGGCGATTTTTCCAGCGCCAAGGCCGAGTGGGAGAGATTCCTTCAGTTTGAGCCGGGCAACGCCTCCGTGGCGGCCCGCCTAAAGGCGCTGCCGTAG
- a CDS encoding FKBP-type peptidyl-prolyl cis-trans isomerase has translation MNKIVLAVLAVTLPAGLMAQTPAPATGTGAAPAAVAVPFDTQGGLFANDDQKTLYFLGTAVSSKIKQLGFTTEESKYIIMGFSDTMNGEKTKVDESYGQKLNEYLGKKQLAMVNKEKEKNKPFVEAMSKEKGAQKLASGVVYIPVTEGTGAAPKATDMVKVHYHGTFPDGKVFDSSVDRGTPAEFPLNGVIPCWTEGVQKMKVGGKAKLICPSDTAYGDQGAGGAIPGGATLVFDVQLLEILKPAVAVGENPAKAAKPVKVVKPAAVKPAAKPAK, from the coding sequence ATGAATAAAATAGTTCTTGCGGTTTTAGCGGTAACCTTGCCGGCGGGGCTTATGGCCCAGACTCCGGCTCCGGCGACAGGCACGGGAGCGGCGCCGGCAGCGGTAGCGGTTCCCTTTGACACTCAGGGGGGGCTATTCGCGAACGACGACCAGAAAACCCTGTATTTCCTTGGCACGGCGGTCAGTTCAAAAATAAAGCAGCTCGGTTTTACTACCGAGGAAAGCAAATATATTATCATGGGCTTTTCCGACACGATGAACGGGGAAAAAACAAAGGTGGACGAATCGTACGGCCAGAAACTTAATGAGTATCTGGGCAAGAAACAGCTTGCGATGGTGAACAAGGAGAAAGAGAAAAACAAGCCGTTTGTCGAAGCGATGTCCAAGGAAAAAGGCGCCCAGAAACTGGCAAGCGGGGTCGTTTATATTCCGGTAACGGAAGGCACCGGCGCGGCACCTAAGGCCACTGACATGGTAAAAGTCCACTATCACGGCACCTTTCCGGACGGCAAGGTTTTTGACAGCTCGGTTGACAGGGGAACGCCGGCGGAATTCCCGCTTAACGGCGTGATTCCCTGCTGGACCGAGGGAGTCCAGAAAATGAAAGTGGGCGGCAAGGCGAAGCTGATATGTCCGTCAGATACCGCTTACGGAGACCAGGGCGCGGGCGGGGCTATACCCGGCGGCGCAACACTGGTATTTGATGTGCAGCTGCTTGAAATACTTAAGCCCGCGGTCGCAGTGGGGGAGAACCCCGCGAAAGCCGCAAAGCCAGTGAAGGTTGTAAAGCCCGCCGCAGTCAAGCCGGCTGCGAAACCGGCGAAATAA